One genomic region from Anabaena sp. PCC 7108 encodes:
- a CDS encoding TauD/TfdA family dioxygenase: protein MKIGILDSNHNLPLLVEPDTERESSNLDYLLSWYRDSELLEDKFLKHGAILFRGFGVNTILAFEKFVKSVSGNLMDYVDGNSPRTQLASGIYTSTEYPSEYSISLHNELSYSSQWPDQLYFCCITAPKNGGETPIADSRQILKSLNPKIVEKFTLKQVKYIRNLPSSNGMGVSWQDSFKTSDKSLVEEHNRKAGMEFEWKKDGGLRLSQIRPAIATHPHTDEQVWFNQAELFHPSTLPKNIYEAMMFYFEGKEEELPHYAYFGDNTPIDVSMLDEIRETIGKQTVLFPWQEGDVLVIDNMLVCHGRRPFFGSRKILVSLSNF, encoded by the coding sequence TCTCCTTTCATGGTACAGAGATAGTGAACTTTTAGAAGACAAATTTCTGAAACACGGAGCGATTCTTTTTCGAGGCTTTGGTGTAAACACAATCTTGGCTTTTGAAAAATTTGTAAAATCTGTTTCAGGTAATTTAATGGATTATGTTGATGGAAATTCTCCCCGAACCCAACTAGCTAGTGGGATTTATACTTCAACCGAATATCCATCTGAATACTCCATTAGTTTGCATAATGAGTTATCCTACTCTAGCCAATGGCCAGACCAACTCTATTTTTGCTGTATTACTGCGCCTAAAAATGGCGGAGAAACACCGATTGCTGATAGTCGTCAAATCCTAAAAAGTCTTAACCCAAAGATTGTGGAAAAATTCACACTTAAACAAGTGAAGTATATCCGCAATTTACCTAGTAGTAATGGCATGGGAGTTTCATGGCAAGATTCTTTTAAAACTTCAGATAAGTCCCTAGTAGAAGAGCATAATAGAAAAGCTGGCATGGAATTTGAGTGGAAGAAGGATGGTGGATTGCGATTAAGCCAGATTCGCCCTGCTATTGCAACTCATCCTCATACAGATGAACAAGTTTGGTTTAATCAAGCCGAGCTATTTCATCCATCTACTCTTCCTAAAAATATATACGAAGCTATGATGTTTTATTTTGAGGGGAAGGAAGAGGAACTCCCTCACTATGCTTACTTTGGCGACAATACTCCAATTGATGTTTCAATGCTAGATGAGATTAGAGAAACTATTGGTAAACAAACTGTTCTTTTTCCTTGGCAGGAGGGTGACGTTCTAGTCATAGATAATATGTTGGTTTGTCATGGACGAAGACCGTTTTTTGGTTCGAGGAAAATTTTGGTTTCTCTGTCAAATTTCTGA